From the Musa acuminata AAA Group cultivar baxijiao chromosome BXJ3-7, Cavendish_Baxijiao_AAA, whole genome shotgun sequence genome, one window contains:
- the LOC135585532 gene encoding protein SOSEKI 3-like isoform X2 has protein sequence MKQTEGRMRRYGSQSSPERTRPRTEPPPPPVPQQGRKVPVVYYLCKNRHLEHPHFIEVLLSSPRGLYLKGPLKSMHAVEWMNWFACVRCFLFVGFRSCWFWDIDADVIERLNALRGKRMAAMYSWSCKRGYKNGFVWHDLGEDDLVLPAHGNEYVLKGSELLDQSPPVRRHNEMSNPRLQIQNQRESPVNSCKDHEEAASSSSSVAVVVKEAKTSPGLRSPASPHPPATTRPDELSPTTNRSSSSGDFSPETGCRTTPSSAMGSPSPAEHHVRRPAVVQDASTQTDEQGGRKACGIAGVSLGKESRETQNGMSPCPTEGPENVEASSNAAAACSCGRTSTLESLIRDEPSQRKDLRIVEDEVFIPSRAKLKAADMLVQLITCGSISVKDHYNFGIVPTYNPRFTTTMKSPSPTFPGSMMLGEIDCFSESQRVVGLRPEEQINLAETIRESNQEEMEAESCKMPDSRKDEEEGTDSLQFKCLPRAIRIASCKQSKIETVRSPASGTRMLSWGFDIAKSSPLCSSKDGSKWITDTSSTKGSFTGFESFREERKEKVIELDESLLLELGL, from the exons ATGAAGCAGACGGAGGGGAGGATGAGAAGGTATGGATCGCAGAGCAGCCCAGAGAGAACCAGACCTAGGActgagccgccgccgccgccagtaCCGCAGCAAGGGAGGAAGGTCCCGGTGGTGTACTACCTCTGCAAGAATCGCCATCTGGAGCACCCTCACTTCATCGAGGTGCTGCTCTCCTCCCCTCGAGGGCTCTACCTCAAAGGTCCGCTGAAGTCGATGCATGCCGTAGAGTGGATGAATTGGTTTGCGTGTGTACGATGCTTCTTATTCGTTGGCTTTCGTTCTTGTTGGTTTTGGGATATTGATGCAGACGTGATCGAGAGGCTCAATGCGCTGAGAGGAAAGCGGATGGCCGCCATGTATTCGTGGTCTTGTAAGAG GGGGTACAAGAACGGGTTCGTTTGGCACGACCTCGGGGAGGACGATCTCGTCCTCCCCGCCCATGGCAACGAGTACGTGCTCAAGGGCTCCGAGCTCCTGGATCAGTCTCCTCCAG TTCGGCGCCACAATGAAATGAGCAATCCGAGGTTGCAGATCCAGAATCAACGAGAATCCCCTGTGAATTCCTGTAAAGACCACGAAgaagctgcttcttcttcttcctccgtgGCGGTTGTGGTTAAGGAGGCGAAAACCTCTCCCGGATTGCGGTCGCCGGCTTCACCACATCCCCCTGCTACTACCCGACCGGATGAGCTATCGCCCACCACCAATCGGTCGAGCTCCTCCGGCGATTTCTCCCCGGAGACTGGCTGTAGAACCACCCCATCGTCGGCAATGGGCTCCCCGAGCCCTGCCGAGCACCACGTCCGCAGGCCCGCCGTAGTGCAGGATGCCTCCACTCAAACCGACGAGCAAGGAGGGAGAAAAGCGTGTGGAATTGCCGGTGTCTCGTTGGGTAAGGAATCCAGAGAGACACAGAACGGAATGAGTCCATGTCCGACGGAGGGGCCTGAGAATGTCGAGGCGTCATctaatgctgctgctgcttgttCTTGCGGGAGGACGAGCACGCTGGAGTCGCTGATACGAGATGAACCAAGCCAGAGGAAGGACTTGCGGATCGTCGAGGACGAAGTTTTCATCCCGTCCAGGGCGAAGCTGAAGGCAGCCGACATGCTCGTGCAGCTGATCACATGCGGTTCGATCTCCGTGAAGGACCATTACAACTTCGGAATCGTTCCAACCTATAACCCAAGGTTCACCACCACCATGAAGTCTCCCTCGCCGACGTTTCCGGGTTCGATGATGCTGGGAGAAATCGACTGCTTCTCGGAAAGCCAGAGAGTGGTCGGACTGAGGCCGGAAGAGCAGATAAACCTCGCTGAAACCATCAGAGAGTCGAACCAGGAAGAAATGGAAGCAGA GAGCTGCAAGATGCCTGATTCAAGGAAGGATGAAGAAGAAGGAACGGATTCGTTGCAGTTCAAATGTCTCCCTCGGGCGATTAGAATCGCGTCTTGCAAGCAGTCCAAAATCGAGACGGTGAGGTCCCCTGCTTCAGGTACGAGGATGCTCTCATGGGGGTTCGACATCGCCAAGTCATCACCACTCTGCTCGTCCAAAGATGGAAGCAAATGGATCACCGATACTTCGTCGACAAAAGGATCCTTCACTGGTTTCGAATCTTtcagagaagagaggaa
- the LOC135643439 gene encoding phosphatidylinositol 4-phosphate 5-kinase 9-like isoform X1 — MSLPGAHVDDLDALSCCRGPISSYDTSTINDKRLLVNLVNRQDTLACSPHVSFKVAEVILPNGDKYYGTLLGNVPEGSGKYIWSDGCIYEGEWRRGMRHGRGNITWPLGAVYDGEFSGGYLHGNGTYTGPDNLSYKGRWKLNLRHGLGYQTHPSGDIFEGSWIQGVIEGHGKYTWPNGNMYVGDMKGGKMSGTGILTWKNGDTYEGNWLDGMMHGFGVYTWIDGGCYVGTWTRGLKDGKGFFYPKGSKIPTGQELYLNALRKRGLLPDFKRQHHGARILHASSVDMGKMKVIEAQESDSSLTISIPKGRSINFDRSRAKHVLERRWSLEVAIEKVIGHVTTLESVAENDEKVIDMNIPILEREYMQGVLISEIVINNSFLMSPRKGKRRQKRLMKEIKKPGETIIKGHRSYDLMLSLQLGIRYTVGKITPIQRREVRASDFGPRASFRMNFPREGSQLTPPHCAEDFKWKDYCPMVFRNLREMFKIDTADYMMSICGCAALRELSSPGKSGSIFFLSQDDRFMIKTLRKSEVKVLLRMLPDYYHHVRTYENTLITKFFGLHRVKPSGGQKFRFVVMGNMFCTELRIHRRFDLKGSSLGRSTDNVEIDENTTLKDLDLDYSFYLEPSWRDALLKQIETDSRFLETQHIMDYSLLLGVHYRAPRHLQSYVSYHRSMTPDRLTVQSEEDAQEDEISKYPQGLVLVPRASEESVVVGPHIRGSRLRASAAGFEEVDLLLPGTARLQIQLGVNMPARAERKWRRQDEDDGTTTEVFDVVLYLGIIDILQEYNMGKKMEHAYKSLQFDSLSISAVDPHFYSRRFLEFIQAVFPGNAQ; from the exons ATGTCACTCCCTGGGGCACATGTTGATGATCTGGATGCACTTTCTTGTTGCAGAGGACCTATATCATCGTATGACACTAGTACCATCAATGACAAAAGGCTCTTAGTTAATCTGGTCAATAGACAGGATACTCTTGCTTGTAGTCCACATGTTAGCTTCAAAGTTGCCGAGGTTATACTTCCCAATGGGGACAAATATTATGGAACGCTACTGGGTAATGTGCCAGAGGGATCCGGGAAGTACATTTGGAGCGATGGTTGTATTTACGAGGGTGAGTGGAGGAGAGGGATGAGGCATGGGCGTGGGAACATCACATGGCCTTTAGGAGCTGTTTATGATGGAGAATTTTCTGGTGGATACTTGCATGGAAATGGAACCTATACTGGGCCAGACAACTTGAGTTACAAGGGGCGGTGGAAACTGAATCTCAGACATGGACTGGGATATCAAACACATCCTAGTGGAGACATCTTTGAAGGATCTTGGATCCAGGGAGTGATAGAAGGCCATGGTAAGTATACTTGGCCTAATGGAAACATGTATGTTGGCGATATGAAAGGAGGAAAAATGTCAGGTACGGGTATTCTTACCTGGAAAAATGGTGATACATATGAAGGTAACTGGCTGGACggaatgatgcatggttttggagTGTATACTTGGATTGATGGTGGTTGCTATGTTGGAACATGGACCAGAGGTTTGAAGGATGGAAAAGGGTTCTTTTAtccaaaaggaagcaaaattccAACTGGACAAGAACTGTACCTTAATGCTCTAAGAAAGCGAGGATTGTTACCTGATTTCAAGAGACAACACCATGGTGCACGTATCCTTCATGCTTCATCTGTTGATATGGGAAAGATGAAGGTTATTGAAGCTCAAGAATCAGATAGTAGCTTGACTATAAGTATACCTAAAGGGCGATCAATAAATTTCGACCGGTCTCGGGCCAAACATGTATTGGAACGACGGTGGAGCCTTGAGGTTGCCATAGAAAAAGTTATTGGACATGTTACCACACTAGAATCTGTTGCGGAAAATGATGAAAAAGTGATCGATATGAACATTCCAATCCTTGAGAGGGAGTACATGCAAGGAGTTTTAATTAGTGAGATAGTAATCAACAACAGCTTTTTAATGTCACCTAGAAAAGGAAAAAGGCGTCAGAAGAGACTGATGAAGGAGATAAAAAAGCCAGGAGAGACAATAATAAAAGGTCATAGGAGTTATGATCTAATGCTCAGCCTGCAGCTTGGAATTAG GTATACCGTAGGAAAAATTACACCAATACAAAGGCGTGAAGTTCGTGCCTCGGACTTTGGGCCTAGAGCAAGCTTTCGGATGAACTTTCCAAGAGAAGGTTCACAGCTCACACCTCCTCATTGTGCAGAAGATTTTAAATGGAAAGACTATTGTCCGATGGTGTTCAG AAATTTACGTGAGATGTTCAAGATTGATACTGCAGACTATATGATGTCAATTTGTGGATGTGCTGCACTTAGGGAGCTCTCTTCCCCAGGGAAGAGTGGCAGCATCTTTTTTCTTTCTCAGGATGACCGGTTCATGATTAAGACCCTCCGTAAATCTGAAGTTAAG GTCTTGTTGCGAATGCTTCCCGACTACTACCATCACGTGCGTACTTATGAGAACACACTTATCACAAAATTTTTTGGTCTTCATAGGGTTAAGCCTTCTGGTGGGCAAAAG TTCCGGTTCGTTGTAATGGGAAACATGTTTTGCACAGAATTGAGAATTCATCGGAGATTCGACTTAAAAGGATCATCGTTAGGGCGGTCAACAGACAATGTTGAAATAGATGAGAACACAACCCTTAAAGACTTGGATCTGGATTACTCCTTTTACTTGGAACCTTCTTGGAGAGATGCTTTACTCAA ACAAATTGAAACGGACAGTAGGTTTTTGGAGACCCAGCACATAATGGATTACAGCCTGTTACTAGGTGTGCATTATAGAGCCCCACGACACCTGCAATCCTACGTATCTTATCATCGAAGTATGACACCAGACAGATTAACTGTTCAATCCGAGGAAG ATGCACAAGAGGATGAGATCTCCAAGTACCCACAAGGCCTTGTTTTAGTCCCACGAGCAAGTGAGGAGAGTGTGGTGGTGGGTCCTCATATAAGAGGAAGTCGCTTGCGGGCCTCAGCTGCTGGTTTCGAGGAAGTGGATCTGCTTCTTCCAGGGACAGCAAG GCTCCAAATCCAgctgggagtcaacatgccagcGAGGGCGGAGCGAAAGTGGAGGAGACAGGATGAGGACGACGGAACAACCACCGAGGTGTTTGATGTGGTTCTATATCTTGGGATCATCGACATCCTGCAGGAGTACAACATGGGCAAGAAGATGGAACACGCCTacaagtcgctccagttcgattctCTTTCCATCTCCGCGGTGGACCCCCACTTCTACTCCCGACGCTTCCTCGAGTTTATCCAAGCAGTCTTTCCCGGGAATGCACAGTGA
- the LOC135585532 gene encoding protein SOSEKI 3-like isoform X1 produces MKQTEGRMRRYGSQSSPERTRPRTEPPPPPVPQQGRKVPVVYYLCKNRHLEHPHFIEVLLSSPRGLYLKGPLKSMHAVEWMNWFACVRCFLFVGFRSCWFWDIDADVIERLNALRGKRMAAMYSWSCKRGYKNGFVWHDLGEDDLVLPAHGNEYVLKGSELLDQSPPDAAFHGLVRRHNEMSNPRLQIQNQRESPVNSCKDHEEAASSSSSVAVVVKEAKTSPGLRSPASPHPPATTRPDELSPTTNRSSSSGDFSPETGCRTTPSSAMGSPSPAEHHVRRPAVVQDASTQTDEQGGRKACGIAGVSLGKESRETQNGMSPCPTEGPENVEASSNAAAACSCGRTSTLESLIRDEPSQRKDLRIVEDEVFIPSRAKLKAADMLVQLITCGSISVKDHYNFGIVPTYNPRFTTTMKSPSPTFPGSMMLGEIDCFSESQRVVGLRPEEQINLAETIRESNQEEMEAESCKMPDSRKDEEEGTDSLQFKCLPRAIRIASCKQSKIETVRSPASGTRMLSWGFDIAKSSPLCSSKDGSKWITDTSSTKGSFTGFESFREERKEKVIELDESLLLELGL; encoded by the exons ATGAAGCAGACGGAGGGGAGGATGAGAAGGTATGGATCGCAGAGCAGCCCAGAGAGAACCAGACCTAGGActgagccgccgccgccgccagtaCCGCAGCAAGGGAGGAAGGTCCCGGTGGTGTACTACCTCTGCAAGAATCGCCATCTGGAGCACCCTCACTTCATCGAGGTGCTGCTCTCCTCCCCTCGAGGGCTCTACCTCAAAGGTCCGCTGAAGTCGATGCATGCCGTAGAGTGGATGAATTGGTTTGCGTGTGTACGATGCTTCTTATTCGTTGGCTTTCGTTCTTGTTGGTTTTGGGATATTGATGCAGACGTGATCGAGAGGCTCAATGCGCTGAGAGGAAAGCGGATGGCCGCCATGTATTCGTGGTCTTGTAAGAG GGGGTACAAGAACGGGTTCGTTTGGCACGACCTCGGGGAGGACGATCTCGTCCTCCCCGCCCATGGCAACGAGTACGTGCTCAAGGGCTCCGAGCTCCTGGATCAGTCTCCTCCAG ATGCGGCATTCCATGGTTTAGTTCGGCGCCACAATGAAATGAGCAATCCGAGGTTGCAGATCCAGAATCAACGAGAATCCCCTGTGAATTCCTGTAAAGACCACGAAgaagctgcttcttcttcttcctccgtgGCGGTTGTGGTTAAGGAGGCGAAAACCTCTCCCGGATTGCGGTCGCCGGCTTCACCACATCCCCCTGCTACTACCCGACCGGATGAGCTATCGCCCACCACCAATCGGTCGAGCTCCTCCGGCGATTTCTCCCCGGAGACTGGCTGTAGAACCACCCCATCGTCGGCAATGGGCTCCCCGAGCCCTGCCGAGCACCACGTCCGCAGGCCCGCCGTAGTGCAGGATGCCTCCACTCAAACCGACGAGCAAGGAGGGAGAAAAGCGTGTGGAATTGCCGGTGTCTCGTTGGGTAAGGAATCCAGAGAGACACAGAACGGAATGAGTCCATGTCCGACGGAGGGGCCTGAGAATGTCGAGGCGTCATctaatgctgctgctgcttgttCTTGCGGGAGGACGAGCACGCTGGAGTCGCTGATACGAGATGAACCAAGCCAGAGGAAGGACTTGCGGATCGTCGAGGACGAAGTTTTCATCCCGTCCAGGGCGAAGCTGAAGGCAGCCGACATGCTCGTGCAGCTGATCACATGCGGTTCGATCTCCGTGAAGGACCATTACAACTTCGGAATCGTTCCAACCTATAACCCAAGGTTCACCACCACCATGAAGTCTCCCTCGCCGACGTTTCCGGGTTCGATGATGCTGGGAGAAATCGACTGCTTCTCGGAAAGCCAGAGAGTGGTCGGACTGAGGCCGGAAGAGCAGATAAACCTCGCTGAAACCATCAGAGAGTCGAACCAGGAAGAAATGGAAGCAGA GAGCTGCAAGATGCCTGATTCAAGGAAGGATGAAGAAGAAGGAACGGATTCGTTGCAGTTCAAATGTCTCCCTCGGGCGATTAGAATCGCGTCTTGCAAGCAGTCCAAAATCGAGACGGTGAGGTCCCCTGCTTCAGGTACGAGGATGCTCTCATGGGGGTTCGACATCGCCAAGTCATCACCACTCTGCTCGTCCAAAGATGGAAGCAAATGGATCACCGATACTTCGTCGACAAAAGGATCCTTCACTGGTTTCGAATCTTtcagagaagagaggaa
- the LOC135585532 gene encoding protein SOSEKI 3-like isoform X3 — protein sequence MKQTEGRMRRYGSQSSPERTRPRTEPPPPPVPQQGRKVPVVYYLCKNRHLEHPHFIEVLLSSPRGLYLKDVIERLNALRGKRMAAMYSWSCKRGYKNGFVWHDLGEDDLVLPAHGNEYVLKGSELLDQSPPDAAFHGLVRRHNEMSNPRLQIQNQRESPVNSCKDHEEAASSSSSVAVVVKEAKTSPGLRSPASPHPPATTRPDELSPTTNRSSSSGDFSPETGCRTTPSSAMGSPSPAEHHVRRPAVVQDASTQTDEQGGRKACGIAGVSLGKESRETQNGMSPCPTEGPENVEASSNAAAACSCGRTSTLESLIRDEPSQRKDLRIVEDEVFIPSRAKLKAADMLVQLITCGSISVKDHYNFGIVPTYNPRFTTTMKSPSPTFPGSMMLGEIDCFSESQRVVGLRPEEQINLAETIRESNQEEMEAESCKMPDSRKDEEEGTDSLQFKCLPRAIRIASCKQSKIETVRSPASGTRMLSWGFDIAKSSPLCSSKDGSKWITDTSSTKGSFTGFESFREERKEKVIELDESLLLELGL from the exons ATGAAGCAGACGGAGGGGAGGATGAGAAGGTATGGATCGCAGAGCAGCCCAGAGAGAACCAGACCTAGGActgagccgccgccgccgccagtaCCGCAGCAAGGGAGGAAGGTCCCGGTGGTGTACTACCTCTGCAAGAATCGCCATCTGGAGCACCCTCACTTCATCGAGGTGCTGCTCTCCTCCCCTCGAGGGCTCTACCTCAAAG ACGTGATCGAGAGGCTCAATGCGCTGAGAGGAAAGCGGATGGCCGCCATGTATTCGTGGTCTTGTAAGAG GGGGTACAAGAACGGGTTCGTTTGGCACGACCTCGGGGAGGACGATCTCGTCCTCCCCGCCCATGGCAACGAGTACGTGCTCAAGGGCTCCGAGCTCCTGGATCAGTCTCCTCCAG ATGCGGCATTCCATGGTTTAGTTCGGCGCCACAATGAAATGAGCAATCCGAGGTTGCAGATCCAGAATCAACGAGAATCCCCTGTGAATTCCTGTAAAGACCACGAAgaagctgcttcttcttcttcctccgtgGCGGTTGTGGTTAAGGAGGCGAAAACCTCTCCCGGATTGCGGTCGCCGGCTTCACCACATCCCCCTGCTACTACCCGACCGGATGAGCTATCGCCCACCACCAATCGGTCGAGCTCCTCCGGCGATTTCTCCCCGGAGACTGGCTGTAGAACCACCCCATCGTCGGCAATGGGCTCCCCGAGCCCTGCCGAGCACCACGTCCGCAGGCCCGCCGTAGTGCAGGATGCCTCCACTCAAACCGACGAGCAAGGAGGGAGAAAAGCGTGTGGAATTGCCGGTGTCTCGTTGGGTAAGGAATCCAGAGAGACACAGAACGGAATGAGTCCATGTCCGACGGAGGGGCCTGAGAATGTCGAGGCGTCATctaatgctgctgctgcttgttCTTGCGGGAGGACGAGCACGCTGGAGTCGCTGATACGAGATGAACCAAGCCAGAGGAAGGACTTGCGGATCGTCGAGGACGAAGTTTTCATCCCGTCCAGGGCGAAGCTGAAGGCAGCCGACATGCTCGTGCAGCTGATCACATGCGGTTCGATCTCCGTGAAGGACCATTACAACTTCGGAATCGTTCCAACCTATAACCCAAGGTTCACCACCACCATGAAGTCTCCCTCGCCGACGTTTCCGGGTTCGATGATGCTGGGAGAAATCGACTGCTTCTCGGAAAGCCAGAGAGTGGTCGGACTGAGGCCGGAAGAGCAGATAAACCTCGCTGAAACCATCAGAGAGTCGAACCAGGAAGAAATGGAAGCAGA GAGCTGCAAGATGCCTGATTCAAGGAAGGATGAAGAAGAAGGAACGGATTCGTTGCAGTTCAAATGTCTCCCTCGGGCGATTAGAATCGCGTCTTGCAAGCAGTCCAAAATCGAGACGGTGAGGTCCCCTGCTTCAGGTACGAGGATGCTCTCATGGGGGTTCGACATCGCCAAGTCATCACCACTCTGCTCGTCCAAAGATGGAAGCAAATGGATCACCGATACTTCGTCGACAAAAGGATCCTTCACTGGTTTCGAATCTTtcagagaagagaggaa
- the LOC135643439 gene encoding phosphatidylinositol 4-phosphate 5-kinase 9-like isoform X2 produces MSLPGAHVDDLDALSCCRGPISSYDTSTINDKRLLVNLVNRQDTLACSPHVSFKVAEVILPNGDKYYGTLLGNVPEGSGKYIWSDGCIYEGEWRRGMRHGRGNITWPLGAVYDGEFSGGYLHGNGTYTGPDNLSYKGRWKLNLRHGLGYQTHPSGDIFEGSWIQGVIEGHGKYTWPNGNMYVGDMKGGKMSGTGILTWKNGDTYEGNWLDGMMHGFGVYTWIDGGCYVGTWTRGLKDGKGFFYPKGSKIPTGQELYLNALRKRGLLPDFKRQHHGARILHASSVDMGKMKVIEAQESDSSLTISIPKGRSINFDRSRAKHVLERRWSLEVAIEKVIGHVTTLESVAENDEKVIDMNIPILEREYMQGVLISEIVINNSFLMSPRKGKRRQKRLMKEIKKPGETIIKGHRSYDLMLSLQLGIRYTVGKITPIQRREVRASDFGPRASFRMNFPREGSQLTPPHCAEDFKWKDYCPMVFRNLREMFKIDTADYMMSICGCAALRELSSPGKSGSIFFLSQDDRFMIKTLRKSEVKVLLRMLPDYYHHVRTYENTLITKFFGLHRVKPSGGQKFRFVVMGNMFCTELRIHRRFDLKGSSLGRSTDNVEIDENTTLKDLDLDYSFYLEPSWRDALLKQIETDSRFLETQHIMDYSLLLGVHYRAPRHLQSYVSYHRSMTPDRLTVQSEEGE; encoded by the exons ATGTCACTCCCTGGGGCACATGTTGATGATCTGGATGCACTTTCTTGTTGCAGAGGACCTATATCATCGTATGACACTAGTACCATCAATGACAAAAGGCTCTTAGTTAATCTGGTCAATAGACAGGATACTCTTGCTTGTAGTCCACATGTTAGCTTCAAAGTTGCCGAGGTTATACTTCCCAATGGGGACAAATATTATGGAACGCTACTGGGTAATGTGCCAGAGGGATCCGGGAAGTACATTTGGAGCGATGGTTGTATTTACGAGGGTGAGTGGAGGAGAGGGATGAGGCATGGGCGTGGGAACATCACATGGCCTTTAGGAGCTGTTTATGATGGAGAATTTTCTGGTGGATACTTGCATGGAAATGGAACCTATACTGGGCCAGACAACTTGAGTTACAAGGGGCGGTGGAAACTGAATCTCAGACATGGACTGGGATATCAAACACATCCTAGTGGAGACATCTTTGAAGGATCTTGGATCCAGGGAGTGATAGAAGGCCATGGTAAGTATACTTGGCCTAATGGAAACATGTATGTTGGCGATATGAAAGGAGGAAAAATGTCAGGTACGGGTATTCTTACCTGGAAAAATGGTGATACATATGAAGGTAACTGGCTGGACggaatgatgcatggttttggagTGTATACTTGGATTGATGGTGGTTGCTATGTTGGAACATGGACCAGAGGTTTGAAGGATGGAAAAGGGTTCTTTTAtccaaaaggaagcaaaattccAACTGGACAAGAACTGTACCTTAATGCTCTAAGAAAGCGAGGATTGTTACCTGATTTCAAGAGACAACACCATGGTGCACGTATCCTTCATGCTTCATCTGTTGATATGGGAAAGATGAAGGTTATTGAAGCTCAAGAATCAGATAGTAGCTTGACTATAAGTATACCTAAAGGGCGATCAATAAATTTCGACCGGTCTCGGGCCAAACATGTATTGGAACGACGGTGGAGCCTTGAGGTTGCCATAGAAAAAGTTATTGGACATGTTACCACACTAGAATCTGTTGCGGAAAATGATGAAAAAGTGATCGATATGAACATTCCAATCCTTGAGAGGGAGTACATGCAAGGAGTTTTAATTAGTGAGATAGTAATCAACAACAGCTTTTTAATGTCACCTAGAAAAGGAAAAAGGCGTCAGAAGAGACTGATGAAGGAGATAAAAAAGCCAGGAGAGACAATAATAAAAGGTCATAGGAGTTATGATCTAATGCTCAGCCTGCAGCTTGGAATTAG GTATACCGTAGGAAAAATTACACCAATACAAAGGCGTGAAGTTCGTGCCTCGGACTTTGGGCCTAGAGCAAGCTTTCGGATGAACTTTCCAAGAGAAGGTTCACAGCTCACACCTCCTCATTGTGCAGAAGATTTTAAATGGAAAGACTATTGTCCGATGGTGTTCAG AAATTTACGTGAGATGTTCAAGATTGATACTGCAGACTATATGATGTCAATTTGTGGATGTGCTGCACTTAGGGAGCTCTCTTCCCCAGGGAAGAGTGGCAGCATCTTTTTTCTTTCTCAGGATGACCGGTTCATGATTAAGACCCTCCGTAAATCTGAAGTTAAG GTCTTGTTGCGAATGCTTCCCGACTACTACCATCACGTGCGTACTTATGAGAACACACTTATCACAAAATTTTTTGGTCTTCATAGGGTTAAGCCTTCTGGTGGGCAAAAG TTCCGGTTCGTTGTAATGGGAAACATGTTTTGCACAGAATTGAGAATTCATCGGAGATTCGACTTAAAAGGATCATCGTTAGGGCGGTCAACAGACAATGTTGAAATAGATGAGAACACAACCCTTAAAGACTTGGATCTGGATTACTCCTTTTACTTGGAACCTTCTTGGAGAGATGCTTTACTCAA ACAAATTGAAACGGACAGTAGGTTTTTGGAGACCCAGCACATAATGGATTACAGCCTGTTACTAGGTGTGCATTATAGAGCCCCACGACACCTGCAATCCTACGTATCTTATCATCGAAGTATGACACCAGACAGATTAACTGTTCAATCCGAGGAAGGTGAGTGA